A genomic stretch from Penaeus vannamei isolate JL-2024 chromosome 6, ASM4276789v1, whole genome shotgun sequence includes:
- the LOC138862014 gene encoding glutamyl-tRNA(Gln) amidotransferase subunit B, mitochondrial-like → MRLHWRVQKTLGSFLRHYGTAQIRPGLIRDVWQPVIGLEIHAQISSASKLFSRVGTRFGAPPNSQVGVFESAHPGTLPVLNKRCVEAAIKTALALQATVNKTSWFVRKHYFYPDLPAGYQITQLDHPIASDGHLDFIVYNAAVHRKPYRHSVKLIQIQLEEDSGKSIHDKENHRVLVDLNRAGQPLMELVFAPDLRDGEEAAALVKELSLILLQLGTCNCRMEEGSLRVDANISVHRPGEPLGTRTEVKNLNSIRSLVRAIDFEVERQIGILESGGVVTNETRSFDADTRETITMRDKEVVQDYRFMHEPNLPPLRLFDSSEGHGSQNGSLDVNVVRQELPELPEEKRQRLMKNYGVTLENAIILVSNPIILDFFLAVMADKKRDSRLVCNLLLTNLLGTLNSANIDFQKSPLSADAFGEIVDLQQNGQILNATSLRLIDLICNDGDLRSPTQIVNANNWLKFSNEDLLESLVAKVLNDNQNLVKKYKAGKKKMFNALMGKVRAATDSRADMKKVKDILTKKLTE, encoded by the exons ATGAGACTTCACTGGAGAGTTCAGAAAACACTAGGGAGTTTCCTTCGTCATTATGGCACTGCACAAATTAGACCAGGACTCATAAG AGATGTTTGGCAGCCAGTGATTGGTCTCGAGATTCATGCTCAAATATCGTCAGCAAGTAAATTGTTTTCTCGAGTTGGAACAAGATTTGGTGCTCCTCCGAATAGTCAGGTTGGAGTGTTCGAATCAGCTCATCCTGGAACCTTACCA GTATTGAATAAGAGATGTGTTGAGGCAGCTATAAAGACTGCTTTAGCACTGCAAGCAACAGTCAACAAAACTTCTTGGTTTGTCAGAAAACATTACTTTTACCCAGATCTGCCT GCTGGTTATCAGATCACTCAGCTGGACCACCCCATAGCCAGTGATGGGCACCTTGACTTCATTGTTTATAATGCTGCAGTGCATCGTAAACCGTACAGGCACTCTGTGAAGCTTATTCAGATTCAGCTAGAGGAAGACAGTGGGAAAAGTATCCATGACAAAGAGAATCATAG agtttTAGTGGATTTGAATCGTGCAGGCCAGCCTCTGATGGAACTGGTATTTGCTCCAGATCTCCGAGATGGTGAAGAGGCTGCTGCACTTGTCAAAGAATTAAGCCTAATTTTGCTTCAGTTGGGCACCTGTAATTGTCGCATGGAGG AGGGTTCCCTGCGTGTAGATGCTAACATCTCTGTACACAGGCCTGGAGAACCACTTGGGACTCGAACAGAAGTGAAAAACTTGAATTCCATCCGATCATTA GTTAGGGCAATTGATTTTGAGGTTGAAAGGCAGATAGGGATTTTGGAGTCTGGTGGGGTTGTAACTAATGAAACCAGGAGCTTTGATGCAGACACAAGGGAAACCATTACCATGAGAGACAAAGAGGTTGTTCAg GATTACAGATTCATGCATGAACCAAATCTACCACCTTTACGACTCTTTGACTCCTCAGAAGGACATGGCAGTCaaaatggctctcttgatgttaaTGTTGTCCGCCAAGAACTACCAGAATTGCCAGAGGAAAAGAGGCAGCGACTTATGAAAAACTATGGAGTCACACTTGAAAATGCAATCATACTTGtg agTAATCCCATTATACTGGATTTCTTCTTGGCTGTGATGGCTGACAAGAAGAGAGATTCCCGTTTAGTTTGTAATCTGCTGCTCACGAATCTCCTTGGGACCTTGAATAGTGCAAATATTGACTTTCAGAAAAG ccCTTTGTCAGCAGATGCCTTTGGAGAGATCGTAGACCTTCAGCAGAATGGACAAATCCTAAATGCCACGTCACTCAGACTGATTGATCTTATTTGCAATGATGGTGATTTGAGGTCTCCCACGCAG ATTGTGAATGCCAATAACTGGTTAAAATTTTCTAATGAAGACCTCTTGGAGTCACTGGTGGCAAAGGTGTTGAATGATAATCAGAATTTG GTTAAGAAGTACAAagcagggaagaaaaaaatgtttaacgCACTGATGGGGAAGGTGAGAGCAGCCACTGATAGCAGAGCAGACATGAAGAAAGTTAAAGATATTCTTACAAAGAAATTGACAGAATGA